Below is a window of Picosynechococcus sp. PCC 7002 DNA.
TCACAGATCATCGCTTCGGTGATTTTTTGCCAACGTAGGGGAAAACTGGCGCGGTTATAGAAGGTGAGATAAAAATCAAAGGTCTGAAGCCAGGGGGCTGGGATGGTAATCTCTAAGTTTTCTGCTGCTTCTAAAGCGCCGTAAAAAAATTGAGTATCGGTGGCGCCGACAGGGAGGAATTCTCCTTTCACAAAAGCAGCGGGTAAGACATCGCGAAATTTAAATAGCGTAAAAATGTAGTAGTGAAGCAGACGAAAATAAAGGTTTGTTTTCTGGGCCAGGGCTTGATAAAAGTCGTTGTTTTGGGGCGAAACAACCAAAGTCGGCACGGTTAGATTTAGATCTGTTTTAACGACCGGAAAGCGAGGATTTACCTTGGGATGGTAGTAACGTAACCCGACGGTATATTTCCCTTTAGGTAAGAAAATTTTGAGTTCTGTTTGGTTGGGGTCATCGGTGAGTTGCGTGAAATTTAACACCGTGCGATAGCCCGGAAAGTCATAGATGCAACCGACCCAAGCTTCCGTGGATTGACGAATCGTTTCGAGGTTAATGGTGAGTTCTTTTTCTACAGAGAGTGGTCCCAGGGTGCCGATAATGGCGTGGGTATTCCACCGGGGCGCTTTGGTCATTAAAACGGGTAAACTCAGGAATTTCTGGAGGGATTTTTCTCCAATAATGCGCCATTCCTTAGCATTTTTTTTATTCAGCGCTAAATACAAAGTGTAGAGATTCCCAATCAGAAATTTGTTGACTTTATAAAAGCCAAAGGAAAAAATCGCCAAGGGAAGTTCTAACCAGGGTTTGCGCACTATTATTCATCAAAAAAATTATGTTTTAAATTCTACCGTAGTGGGCGATCGCCCTTTGGGTTTGCCAGGCCCAGAGCTGATCCCCATAGGAAAAATGCCACCATTCGTTGGGGTGAATCACGAAGCCTGCCTGTTCCATGGCCTGCCGAAGCAGTTGGCGATTCTGATGGTACTGCTGTTCTGGGGGCGTGGTGGCGGCGGCATAGAAATCGGGGTAGGAGCGATCGCCAATGTCGTCAATTTCTCCCCCCATCGGCAGAGGTTCCTGAGCGCGGTTTACCAAACGCACATCCAGGGCCGCGCCGGTACTGTGGGGCGGTGGGGTCGCTGGATCGCGGCTCGGTACGGCCCAAAATTGCAACACATGCTCCCAAATCTGGGCTGTTTCGGGGGGAGTTAAGGGGCGATCGCCTTTTAGCTGGGCGAAAGTGTAGTCCACCATAAATTGCTGCACCGGGATCGGTCGGTAGGCATCGAAGATTTGAATTTGGAATTCTGGATGGGCAGCCCGCAAAAAATCCTGGGCTTGGATGAGTTTGTCGAGGACTCGGCGGCGCAAAAAATAAGGCGATCGTCCCCCATAATCAGCTCCCAAAGCCATGTAGGGGTGGGGCGTCACCAAAGAAAAAAGACCTGCGGGGATTGGCACCAGGGGGTCATCACTGGTTGCGATGGGGATCCGTTGATAGGGTTTGGTCATGGGCCGGGGCAACTTAGGACAACGGTAGGCGATGGATCGCGTCATTGGTACCAATCACCATCATCATTAGCGACTTATCCAGGCGATGCTCTGGCCCAGGGTTAATTTCAAAATGCTCTTCATTGCCCACTGCTAACACATTCACCCCGTAGTTGGCCCGTAGGGACAGTTCCGCTAGGGTTTTATCATGGAAAGCCTCCGGGATTTTAATCTCGACAATGCTGTGTTCTTCGTCAATATCAAAGCGGTCGAGGATTGACGGTTTTGTGAGGGTCATCGCGAGGGCGGCTCCAGCTTCATATTCTGGGTAAACAATGCGGTCGGCCCCCACCCGTTTCAGGAGCTTGCCATGTACCTCCGAGGAGGCCTTAGCCACCACATGTTCGACGCCCCCTTCCTTCACATTCAAGGTCGTGACAATGCTTTCTTGGAGATAGTTACCAATCGCCACAATGACAGTGTCAAACTCAAAAATGCCCGCCTGACGCAGGGCCATCACCTCGGTGGAATCCAATTGCATTGCGTGGGAGACGAGTTTTTCGGAAACCACCTGGGCGACTAATTTCGGGTTGATATCGGTGCCAAGGACTTCGTAGCCCATGTTGTGTAATTTTGTGCAGACGGCGCGACCAAATCGTCCCAGGCCAATGACCGCAAACTGACGACTTTCTTCCTGCCGAAAACCCTGAAAGAGAAAATTCCAATTCCGTAAATTCACCGTTTGTTTTACTCCAAAACCCAAATGGTTGTTAACTCGTGGCTAATGTGATTGCGAAAGGTTCAAAATGCTGTGGAGGCGATCGCCGCATCTTAACCGATGATCCTACTCGAATTTCAAGCGCTGGTGAAGCCTTGGGACATTCCTCTGGCCGAGGTGCTGCGGCTCAACCCACCAATAAATTTTCTTCAGGATAGCTAATGCGGCGTGGGGTGATTTCTCCGACGATGGCCGACATCAGCAAGAGTACCCCGACCCGACCACAGTACATGGTGGCAATTAGGGTCAGTTGACCGACAGCGGAAAGGCTGGCAGTAATCCCCGTGGACAGGCCAACGGTGGCAAAGGCCGAAATTACCTCAAACAAAATCGCAATTAATTCGATCTCAGGGTTGCTGATGGAAATAATCGCTGTAGCAATGGTAATCACGGTGGCAGAACCAAAAACAACGGCGATCGCCTTAAAAACGATACTCTGGGCAATTTCACGGTCAAAAACAGTGACACGGGTTTGACCATAGAGCACGGATTTAGTGCAATTCGCCAGGATATTAATGGTGGTTGTTTTAATCCCGCCCCCGGTGCCACTGGGACTCGCCCCAATAAACATCAAACCCATGGTGATAAACAGTCCGGCGGTGCTCAGTTTGCCGATGTCGATACTATTAAACCCAGCGGTGCGGGTGGTCACCGATTGGAACCAGGCGGCGATCGCCTTATCACCCCAACTCATCCCCGCAAAGGTGGTTGGATTGGCCCATTCCACAAACAAAAAAGCCACAGTCCCCAGACCCAGGAGCCAGAAGGTGGTAGAGGTGACCACTTCAAAATTCAACGAAAAGGTAAAGCGTCGGCTTTTGCGCTGGAGACGGTGCCGCAACCACAGATACATTTCGATGATCGCCTCATAACCAATGCCCCCAAAAATAATCAGACCAGAGATCGCCCCGTTCACCAAAAGGGAATCTTGATAGCCCACTAAACTGTCCGCAAACAAACTAAAGCCCGCATTGTTCCAGGCGCTGATGCTGTGAAAAATGGCTAACCATAACCCTTCACCGGGATCAAAATCCCGACTAAACCGCCCAAACAGGAGGAAAATCCCCGTCAGTTCCCCAATCAGAGTCGTGGCGATAATCGAACGAATTAAGTTGCGCGTTCCTTGGTTGTAGGGTTGGTCAAAGGATTCTTTAATGGCAAATTTTTGAGCCAAATCAAACCGACGCCCCAGCAGCAGCATGAGAAATGTCGAGAGGGTCATGTAGCCCAGTCCCCCCAGTTGGATCAAGAGGAGAATGACCCCCTGGCCAAAGTTGGAAAAGGCTGTTCCTGTATCCACCACAATTAACCCCGTGACACAGATGGCGGACGTCGATGTAAATAGGGCGACGAGGGGGCTATTCCATTCCCCGGAGGCGGTGGCAAAGGGCAACATCAAAAGCAGCGTCCCTAATAAAATAGCTCCGAGAAAGCCGAGGCAAATAGTTCTGGCGATGGTCATGGCCGATCAAGGTTACAAAGAAACGTTTAGGACATTAAAAACATGAAAGGGGATTAGGTGCGCCACCGGGCAAGCTGTTGACGGAGGGCGAGTCGGAGGCGCACCAGGAGAGGATTTTGTCGCTGGAGTTGGATATTGCCTGGGTATTGGCCTTGGTAGTCAAAGAAATGATTAACCTCCTGGAGAATGGTGGCAAACCGGAGCAGAATCGTTTCGGTGCGGTATTCCTGCAAGAGGGCTTGGGCATTGGTGGCGGCTGGGGGATTGTTGAGGGCGGCCAAAAGGCGATCGCCATCGTATTCGACACAATAGGTACTGATTTTTTGACAATTGAAGCCCGGATCTAAGTAATCTGCTAAAGCACCGTTGACGCTACTAAAGACCTGACAACCACAGGCGATCGCCTCTAGGGGGGGCAAACCAAAGCCTTCACTCACCGCATTATTCAGCCAATATTCCGCCGAATCATAGAGATAAATTTTACTGCGATTAAAGAGGGCCGCAAGGTCTGGCACGAAGGAATTTACCACTTCTACGCGACATCTTTGCTGGAGGTAGGGCACCAGTTGCTGGAGCACATAGCTAGAAGTTTTGCGGGTTTGCACCAATACATCAATATCCCGTTCTTGCTGCCAGTTCTCGAACTCCGGGGAAATTTGATTGGGCAGATAAAACAAGGGATTATTCGGTGCCCGTTGCCCCCAATAGCCCAAGGAATTGCGACTCACCGCCCAAATGGGAATGCGACTGGGGAGCTTAAACCCATAGCCGGTGCTGTGGGCATGGTAAACCACCGGATGCGATCGCAGTTGTTTGACCAGACGCGGAATATCAAAGCCCCAACTGACCACGAAAATTGCCTCCTGGGGCTGCACCTGGGGCAGTAGTTCCGGCAAATAGAGATGATCTGGGGATTTTTCTCGGTAGGTGACTAAATGGGCCGATTGCAGTTGTTGGGCCAGTTCACAGGTCTTGATTTCGGCAAAGAGGCCACCGCTGGCAAATTTTTTACTGACACCGGGGACGAGGAAGTAAAGCGATCGCATAGTAGCCATTGGAAGAGTCTCTAAAAATATACTGTTTATCTGGAAAAATACTCGGCAGGGCCAGAAATCCCCTTAAAATCAGAGGGTCAGTGTTCCTTGGTGAGTTTGTCATGACCCCTCCTTTGCTTCAGGTTCAAGATCTACACATCGCCTATCCCGCCCAGGGTCAAGCTTTACAGTGGGCCGTTGCTGGGGTGTCTTTTCAGGTGAATCAAGGCGATCGCCTCGGTCTCGTGGGAGAATCCGGCTGCGGTAAATCCACCATTGGCCGCGCCCTGTTGCAACTGCTGCCACGGGGTTCCCAGGTAACTGGCAATGCCACTTTTCAAACCAAACCAATCCTCAATTTACAG
It encodes the following:
- a CDS encoding DUF6208 family protein — translated: MRKPWLELPLAIFSFGFYKVNKFLIGNLYTLYLALNKKNAKEWRIIGEKSLQKFLSLPVLMTKAPRWNTHAIIGTLGPLSVEKELTINLETIRQSTEAWVGCIYDFPGYRTVLNFTQLTDDPNQTELKIFLPKGKYTVGLRYYHPKVNPRFPVVKTDLNLTVPTLVVSPQNNDFYQALAQKTNLYFRLLHYYIFTLFKFRDVLPAAFVKGEFLPVGATDTQFFYGALEAAENLEITIPAPWLQTFDFYLTFYNRASFPLRWQKITEAMICDPLGEKGYYLIRMRPRTQDAEAQLPTVRGEETQVTPQQKKLAIQSL
- a CDS encoding M15 family metallopeptidase, coding for MTKPYQRIPIATSDDPLVPIPAGLFSLVTPHPYMALGADYGGRSPYFLRRRVLDKLIQAQDFLRAAHPEFQIQIFDAYRPIPVQQFMVDYTFAQLKGDRPLTPPETAQIWEHVLQFWAVPSRDPATPPPHSTGAALDVRLVNRAQEPLPMGGEIDDIGDRSYPDFYAAATTPPEQQYHQNRQLLRQAMEQAGFVIHPNEWWHFSYGDQLWAWQTQRAIAHYGRI
- a CDS encoding potassium channel family protein — protein: MNLRNWNFLFQGFRQEESRQFAVIGLGRFGRAVCTKLHNMGYEVLGTDINPKLVAQVVSEKLVSHAMQLDSTEVMALRQAGIFEFDTVIVAIGNYLQESIVTTLNVKEGGVEHVVAKASSEVHGKLLKRVGADRIVYPEYEAGAALAMTLTKPSILDRFDIDEEHSIVEIKIPEAFHDKTLAELSLRANYGVNVLAVGNEEHFEINPGPEHRLDKSLMMMVIGTNDAIHRLPLS
- a CDS encoding TrkH family potassium uptake protein codes for the protein MTIARTICLGFLGAILLGTLLLMLPFATASGEWNSPLVALFTSTSAICVTGLIVVDTGTAFSNFGQGVILLLIQLGGLGYMTLSTFLMLLLGRRFDLAQKFAIKESFDQPYNQGTRNLIRSIIATTLIGELTGIFLLFGRFSRDFDPGEGLWLAIFHSISAWNNAGFSLFADSLVGYQDSLLVNGAISGLIIFGGIGYEAIIEMYLWLRHRLQRKSRRFTFSLNFEVVTSTTFWLLGLGTVAFLFVEWANPTTFAGMSWGDKAIAAWFQSVTTRTAGFNSIDIGKLSTAGLFITMGLMFIGASPSGTGGGIKTTTINILANCTKSVLYGQTRVTVFDREIAQSIVFKAIAVVFGSATVITIATAIISISNPEIELIAILFEVISAFATVGLSTGITASLSAVGQLTLIATMYCGRVGVLLLMSAIVGEITPRRISYPEENLLVG
- a CDS encoding glycosyltransferase, with translation MATMRSLYFLVPGVSKKFASGGLFAEIKTCELAQQLQSAHLVTYREKSPDHLYLPELLPQVQPQEAIFVVSWGFDIPRLVKQLRSHPVVYHAHSTGYGFKLPSRIPIWAVSRNSLGYWGQRAPNNPLFYLPNQISPEFENWQQERDIDVLVQTRKTSSYVLQQLVPYLQQRCRVEVVNSFVPDLAALFNRSKIYLYDSAEYWLNNAVSEGFGLPPLEAIACGCQVFSSVNGALADYLDPGFNCQKISTYCVEYDGDRLLAALNNPPAATNAQALLQEYRTETILLRFATILQEVNHFFDYQGQYPGNIQLQRQNPLLVRLRLALRQQLARWRT